In Cytobacillus oceanisediminis, the following proteins share a genomic window:
- the yeiL gene encoding transcriptional regulator YeiL has product MEIYKQEKRQHYLEQHSISHIFSFPIEEFMEVREYKRDEWIIREGMRPDYLYYVIEGKAKIYVTYQNGKVSLINFINAHDYIGEMELLHEVYYTKGIQASTKTICFAIPLHHYRTRLLEDTTFLRELTKFLSVKATKMAEKYSQSLSFPLENRLADFILQTADGEAYKEKHVTVCDFLGVSYRHLLHVLVQFCEKGYLQKEGRHYHIRQTDALHRLADVLKNE; this is encoded by the coding sequence ATGGAAATTTATAAACAGGAAAAAAGACAGCATTACCTGGAGCAGCACTCCATTTCGCATATATTTTCTTTTCCGATTGAGGAGTTTATGGAAGTACGCGAATATAAGCGGGATGAATGGATTATCCGCGAAGGCATGAGGCCGGATTATTTGTATTATGTCATTGAGGGAAAAGCCAAAATTTACGTTACATATCAAAATGGGAAGGTTTCCTTGATCAATTTCATCAATGCCCATGATTATATCGGGGAAATGGAGCTATTACATGAAGTGTACTATACAAAGGGGATTCAAGCCTCCACGAAGACGATTTGTTTTGCGATTCCTTTGCATCACTATCGCACAAGGCTGCTGGAAGATACGACCTTTCTTCGCGAGCTCACCAAGTTTTTAAGTGTGAAAGCAACGAAAATGGCTGAAAAGTATTCACAGAGCCTTTCCTTTCCGCTTGAAAACCGGCTGGCGGATTTCATCCTGCAAACCGCTGATGGGGAGGCCTATAAGGAAAAGCATGTGACCGTCTGTGATTTTTTAGGGGTATCTTATCGCCACTTATTGCATGTTCTTGTGCAGTTTTGCGAAAAAGGATACCTGCAGAAGGAAGGGCGCCATTACCATATCCGGCAGACGGACGCACTGCACAGGCTTGCTGATGTGCTGAAGAATGAGTAA